Within the Tissierellales bacterium genome, the region TTTATTTTCATCAAGTCTACCCTTCAGAAATTTTATACCATCATTGTTAAATGTATTTGAAGTCAATATTATCCCCATTGGTGTATTAATTTTATGCGCTAGCCCCTGCACTAATCTAGTCAACGATTTTTGTTTTTTCGCTTCAATCATATGACTTTTGTTTTTGTGAATAATTTCCCAAGATGCATTTAATTGCTCTAAGTTCGCATTTATAGTTCTCTCTAGCTCATTTTCATTCATTATAATTTTACCCATTATAGGTTTAAGTATAAGCTTTATACCTAATCCCACACAAATGAGTAATATCAAAATTACAAACAAAAGCCTACCTATATAATATACTGCCCTTTCATATATCCTTTCTTTATTAAATGATGTCCAAATATTCCATCTATGATCCAACAACTCCATACCTAATTTATTGAATGACCAGAGTTCACCATTTTCAGTTATTATTTCCTCTTTGGTTCGCTTAATTAGCATCTCAAATTCATCGCTCTTAAAAAATTCATCATCACTCACTATTAGAGTGTTATCATTTCTAAATCCAAATCGCTCAATTTCTAATATACTATCGCCGCTTAAACTACATGACTCTTCCGAACAGATTATGATCTTCTCGCATCCACTCATCCTATTTGACAATTCCATTAATGTATTCAAAAATGGTTGTGCAGAGTAAACTATCATCTCCGTTCCAAGTTCTTTTCCCTTATATTTAAGAGGCTCATAGATTATAAAATTCACACTATTGTCAAACTTATATGGTCCTCTGATCTTGCTATACTCTACCTTTTCATATAGCTTATCTCTCAAATCAGGTTTTAACTTTTCACCCGAACTCGTTACCACTTGTCCCTTCCAATCAAACCAATATATACTTTTGACTCTATGATCTACTTCTAATGAATAGTCGAGTGCAGAACCCATTTTTATCATTGCTTCTGAATGGCTTATTTGCTCATTGAGATAATCATCCATCTGAGTAAGTACATTTGATCTATTTGCTATATGCCTAGCTATGCCATGAAGTTCAGCAAGATCCCTTTCTATAGATATTTCAATTATATCGTCATAATACTCTATTTCATTTTCAATTATTTCCATAAACTCTTTTTTCAAAATACTTACACTAAATATCAAAATAATTATAAATATTGCAGATATAACTATCATTATTCTAAACTGCAATCTTTTTATCAAAGCAGAAGATTTCATCCGATCCCTCCCTCTGCCTTATTTCTACCCAAAGTTTTTATTTTCATTTAAAATCAATTTTTACATATCA harbors:
- a CDS encoding HAMP domain-containing histidine kinase; its protein translation is MKSSALIKRLQFRIMIVISAIFIIILIFSVSILKKEFMEIIENEIEYYDDIIEISIERDLAELHGIARHIANRSNVLTQMDDYLNEQISHSEAMIKMGSALDYSLEVDHRVKSIYWFDWKGQVVTSSGEKLKPDLRDKLYEKVEYSKIRGPYKFDNSVNFIIYEPLKYKGKELGTEMIVYSAQPFLNTLMELSNRMSGCEKIIICSEESCSLSGDSILEIERFGFRNDNTLIVSDDEFFKSDEFEMLIKRTKEEIITENGELWSFNKLGMELLDHRWNIWTSFNKERIYERAVYYIGRLLFVILILLICVGLGIKLILKPIMGKIIMNENELERTINANLEQLNASWEIIHKNKSHMIEAKKQKSLTRLVQGLAHKINTPMGIILTSNTFNNDGIKFLKGRLDENKLKKEDLELYLDEITMSINLIDRNADTIIDLITKLKYLSEDKATKKVDIPLVETIKIIAEGLSRELKENNFEVNIESAREIYYYGYTEDIVQVLTNLIINSIQHGKNEDKKNIINITMYETGDEISIKYRDNGLGIAPENLDKIFDPYFTTNFGKGNGGLGLYIVDNIVRNNFKGNISCNSVVGEKTIFVISFMK